The Equus caballus isolate H_3958 breed thoroughbred chromosome 12, TB-T2T, whole genome shotgun sequence genome contains a region encoding:
- the ATG2A gene encoding autophagy-related protein 2 homolog A isoform X2, whose protein sequence is MSRWLWPWSNCVKERVCRYLLHHYLGHFFQEHLSLDQLSLDLYKGSVALRDIHLEIWSVNEVLESMESPLELVEGFVGSIEVAVPWAALLTDHCTVHVSGLQLTLQPRQGPGPGAADSQSWASCMTTSLQLAQECLRDGLPEPSEPPQPLEGLEMFAQTIETVLRRIKVTFLDTVVRVEHSPGDGEHGVAVEVHVQRLEYCDEAVRDPSQAPPVDVHQPPAFLHKLLQLAGVRLHFEELPAQEEPPEPPLQIGSCSGYMELTVKLKQNEAFPGPKLEVAGQLGSLHLLLTPRQLQQLRELLDAVSLADPECLIDKLNRSRPLGAEDLWLIEQDLNQQLQAGAVAEPVSPDPLVNPVVSLDSTDLFFSMAGLTSSVASAVSELSLSDVDLGSSVHSDSAPRRLSAQGHPTGKTAPTPLPDTLRPDSLLKMTLGGVTVTLLQTSAPSSGPPDLTSHFFAEFDATKDGPFGSRDFHHLRPRFQRACPCSHVRLTGAAVQLSWELRTGRGRRTTSTEVHFGQLEVLECLWPRDTSEPEYTEILSFPSSLGSQASARPCAHLRHTQTLRRVPKSRPRRPAACHCHSELTLDLADFQADVELGALDRLTALLRLATTPPPEPPAGLLTEPPAAAEQQTVMRLSAPRATLRLRFPIADLRPERDPWAGRAVRAEQLRLELSEPQFRSELSSGPGPPAPTRLELTCSDLHGTYEDGEKPPVPCLRVSRALDPKSPGRKYFLPQVVVTLNPQVSSAQWEVAPEKGEELELSAESPCELREPEPSPFSSKRTMYETEEMVIPGDSEEMRAFQSRALALSRCSLEVVLPSAHVFLPSKEVYESLYNRINNDLLMWEPADLVPTPEPAAHPSGYPGPSGFWHDNFKMCKSAFKLDSDSDDEDAHFFSVGASGTPQPPASESPSPHSQSTFSTLVTVLTGRITALCETKDEGGRRLEAVHGELVLDVEQGTIFSVTQYRGQPGLGYFCLEAEKATLYHRAAVDDYELPSHLELPSFAPPAQLAPTIYPSEEGVTERGALGPKGQGRVPHMLSTAVRIHLDPHKNIKEFLVTLRLHRATLRHYMALPEQSWHSQLLEFLDVLDDPVLGYLPPTVITVLHTHLFSCAVDYRPLYLPVRVLLTAETFTLSSNIIMDTSTFLLRFILDDSALYLSDKCEVETLDLRRDYVCVLDVDLLELMIKTWKGSTEGKLSQPLFELRCSNNVVHVHSCADSCALLVNLLQYVMSEGDLHPPPRPPSPTEIAGQKVQLSESPASLPSCPPVETALINQRDLADALLDTERSLRELAQPSGGPLPQASPVSVYLFPGERSGAQPPSPPVRAPAGSLGSRPEAKEDEKEEEGDGDTLDSDEFCILDAPGLGIPPRDGEPVVTQLHPGPIVVQDGHFSRPLGSTDLLRAPAHFPVPSSRVVLREVSLVWHLYGGRDFGPHPGHRARVSLTAPRGSPSRSSGPNRPQNSWRTQGGSGRQHHVLMEIQLSKVSFQHEVYPAEPATGPTGPGAPGQELEERPLSRQVFIVQELEVRDRLASSQINKFLYLHTSERMPRRAHSNMLTIKALHVAPTTNLGGPECCLRVSLMPLRLNVDQDALLFLKDFFTSLVAGINPMVPADASAEAHPETRVQPSSPQEGQPEGVETTGSREAVGGGHGSSSAEQQPIYFREFRFTSEVPIWLDYHGKHVTMDQVGTFAGLLIGLAQLNCSELKLKRLCCRHGLLGVDKVLGYALNEWLQDIRKNQLPGLLGGVGPMHSVVQLFQGFRDLLWLPIEQYRKDGRLMRGLQRGAASFGSSTASAALELSNRLVQAIQATAETVYDILSPAVPVSRSLQDKRSGRRLRRGQQPADLREGVAKAYDTVREGILDTAQTICDVASRGHEQKGLTGAVGGVIRQLPPTVVKPFILATEATSSLLGGMRNQILPDAHRDHALKWRSDEAQD, encoded by the exons ATGTCACGATGGCTGTGGCCATGGTCGAACTGTGTGAAAGAGCGGGTCTGCCGCTACTTGCTGCACCACTACTTGGGTCACTTCTTCCAGGAGCACCTCAGCCTGGACCAGCTCAGCCTCGATCTGTACAAGGGCAGCGTTGCCCTGCGGGATATCCACCTGGAGATTTGG TCTGTGAACGAGGTGCTGGAGTCCATGGAGTCGCCCCTGGAGCTGGTGGAAGGCTTCGTGGGCTCCATCGAGGTGGCCGTGCCCTGGGCCGCGCTGCTCACTGACCACTGCACCGTGCACGTGTCAGGCCTCCAGCTCACCCTGCAGCCCCGCCAGGGCCCAG GGCCGGGGGCCGCCGACTCGCAGAGCTGGGCCTCATGCATGACCACAAGCCTGCAGCTGGCTCAGGAGTGCCTGCGGGACGGGCTGCCCGAGCCCTCTGAGCCACCACAGCCCCTGGAAGGGCTGGAGATGTTCGCCCAGACCATCGAGACTG TGCTGCGAAGGATCAAGGTGACCTTCCTGGACACTGTCGTGAGGGTGGAGCACTCTCCAGGTGACGGGGAGCATGGCGTGGCGGTGGAAGTCCACGTGCAGAG ACTAGAGTACTGTGACGAGGCAGTGCGGGACCCAAGCCAGGCGCCCCCGGTGGACGTGCACCAGCCTCCCGCCTTCCTGCACAAGCTGCTGCAGCTGGCGGGGGTTCGCCTGCACTTCGAGGAGCTCCCCGCACAG GAAGAACCCCCAGAGCCCCCCTTACAGATCGGCAGCTGCTCAGGGTACATGGAGCTGACggtgaaattgaaacaaaatgaGGCCTTCCCAGGCCCCAAG CTGGAGGTGGCCGGACAGCTGGGCTCCCTGCACCTGCTCCTCACCCCACGGCAGCTCCAGCAGCTTCGGGAACTGCTTGACGCCGTGAGCCTTGCCG ACCCCGAGTGCCTGATTGACAAGCTCAACAGGAGCCGGCCGCTCGGGGCTGAAGACTTGTGGCTGATTGAGCAGGACCTGAACCAACAGCTGCAGGCGGGGGCTGTGGCCGAGCCCGTCAGCCCAGACCCCCTTGTCAATCCTGTTGTCAGCCTGGACAGCACTG ACCTCTTCTTCTCCATGGCGGGCCTCACGAGCAGCGTGGCCTCGGCCGTCTCTGAGCTCTCCCTCTCCGATGTCGACCTGGGCTCCTCTGTGCACAGCGACTCGGCCCCCCGTCGGCTGTCTGCCCAGGGCCACCCAACTG GCAAGACGGCCCCCACGCCCCTCCCAGACACCCTGCGCCCTGACTCGCTGCTAAAGATGACCTTGGGGGGTGTGACCGTGACCTTGCTTCAGACGTCCGCCCCGTCTTCTGGACCACCTGACCTCACCAGCCACTTCTTTGCCGAATTTGATGCCACCAAGGATGGGCCCTTCGGTTCCCGTGACTTCCACCATCTCCGACCGCGCTTCCAGAGGGCCTGTCCCTGTAGCCATGTCCG GCTAACGGGTGCCGCCGTGCAGCTGTCCTGGGAGCTGCGGACCGGCAGGGGCCGGCGGACCACCAGCACGGAGGTGCACTTTGGGCAGCTCGAGGTGCTGGAGTGTCTGTGGCCCAGGGACACTTCGGAGCCTGAGTACACAGAG ATCCTGAGCTTCCCCAGCAGCCTGGGCTCCCAGGCCTCAGCTCGGCCCTGCGCCCACCTGCGCCACACACAGACCCTACGCCGTGTGCCCAAG AGCCGACCCCGGCGCCCAGCTGCCTGCCATTGCCACTCAGAACTGACCCTGGACCTGGCTGACTTCCAGGCGGATGTGGAGCTGGGGGCCCTGGACCGGCTCACTGCCCTGCTGCGCCTGGCCACCACACCCCCTCCCGAGCCGCCTGCCGGCCTGCTG ACGGAGCCCCCCGCAGCTGCCGAGCAGCAGACAGTGATGCGGCTCTCGGCACCCCGGGCCACACTGCGGCTGCGATTCCCCATTGCCGACCTGCGGCCTGAGCGGGACCCCTGGGCAGGCCGGGCTGTGCGGGCTGAGCAGCTGCGGCTGGAGCTGAGCGAGCCCCAGTTCCGATCAGAGCTGAGCAGTGGGCCTGGTCCCCCGGCCCCCACCCGCCTGGAACTTACCTGCTCTGACCTACATG GCACCTATGAAGATGGGGAGAAGCCCCCTGTCCCCTGCCTGCGGGTCTCCAGAGCCCTGGATCCCAAGAGCCCTGGACGCAAGTACTTCCTGCCCCA GGTAGTGGTGACCCTGAACCCCCAGGTCAGCAGCGCACAGTGGGAGGTGGCCCcggagaagggagaggagctggagctgTCGGCCGAGAGTCCATGCGAGCTGCGGGAGCCCGAGCCCTCGCCCTTCTCCTCCAAGAGGACGATGTACGAGACAGAGGAG ATGGTGATTCCTGGAGACTCTGAGGAGATGAGAGCCTTCCAGAGCCGGGCCCTGGCGCTGTCGCGCTGCAGCCTGGAAGTGGTCCTGCCCAGTGCCCACGTCTTCCTGCCCAGCAAGGAGGTCTACGAGAGCCTGTACAACAG GATCAACAACGACCTGCTCATGTGGGAGCCCGCTGACCTGGTTCCTACCCCCGAGCCTGCTGCTCACCCTTCGGGCTATCCGGGCCCCTCAGGCTTCTGGCACGACAACTTCAAGATGTGCAAGTCAGCCTTCAAGCTGG ACTCAGACTCTGATGACGAGGATGCCCACTTCTTCTCGGTGGGGGCATCAGGCaccccccagcctcctgcctccgAGTCCCCGAGCCCTCACTCCCAGAGCACCTTCTCTACCCTGGTGACGGTGCTGACGGGTCGGATCACAGCCCTCTGTGAGACCAAG GACGAGGGCGGGCGGCGGCTGGAGGCCGTGCACGGGGAGCTGGTGCTGGATGTGGAGCAAGGCACCATCTTTAGCGTCACTCAGTACCGCGGCCAGCCAGGACTCGGCTACTTCTGCCTCGAAGCCGAAAAGGCAACACTCTACCATCGAG CGGCCGTGGATGACTACGAGCTGCCCAGTCACCTAGAGCTGCCCAGCTTCGCTCCTCCAGCCCAGCTGGCCCCAACCATCTACCCATCGGAGGAAGGGGTGACTGAGCGAGGAGCTTTGGGCCCCAAGGGCCAGGGCCGCGTCCCCCACATGCTGTCCACTGCTGTGCGCATCCACCTGGACCCCCACAAGAACATCAAG gagTTCCTGGTGACACTGCGGCTGCACAGAGCCACCCTGCGCCACTACATGGCCCTGCCAGAGCAGAGCTGGCACTCCCAG CTGCTGGAGTTCTTGGATGTGCTGGATGACCCAGTGCTGGGCTACCTGCCCCCGACGGTCATCACCGTCCTGCACACACACCTCTTCTCCTGCGCCGTGGACTACAG GCCCCTCTACCTCCCTGTGCGTGTCCTCCTCACCGCCGAGACCTTCACTCTCTCCAGCAACATCATCATGGACACCTCCACCTTCCTGCTCAG GTTCATCCTCGACGACTCGGCCTTGTACCTGTCCGACAAGTGTGAGGTGGAGACCCTGGACCTGCGGCGAG ATTACGTCTGTGTCTTGGACGTTGACCTCCTGGAGCTCATGATCAAAACCTGGAAGGGGAGCACCGAGGGCAAACTG AGCCAGCCACTGTTCGAGCTGCGCTGCTCCAACAACGTGGTGCACGTGCACAGCTGTGCCGATTCCTGCGCCCTGCTGGTCAACCTGCTCCAGTACGTAATGAGTGAGGGCGAcctgcaccccccaccccggccccccagCCCCACGGAGATCGCCGGCCAGAAGGTACAG CTCTCCGagagccctgcctccctgccctcatGCCCCCCAGTGGAGACGGCCCTCATCAACCAGCGGGACCTGGCCGACGCCCTCCTGGACACCGAGCGCAGCCTGCGGGAGCTGGCCCAGCCttcag GTGGGCCCCTCCCTCAGGCCTCGCCTGTGTCGGTGTACCTATTCCCAGGTGAACGGAGTGGGGCCCAGCCTCCCTCACCCCCTGTTAGGGCTCCCGCTGGCAGCTTGGGGTCCCGCCCAGAGGCCAAGGAAgatgaaaaggaagaggagggtgaTGGAGACACTCTGGACAGTGACGAGTTCTGCATCCTTGACGCTCCTGGCCTGGGCATCCCG CCCCGAGATGGGGAGCCCGTGGTGACGCAGCTGCATCCCGGCCCCATCGTCGTGCAGGATGGGCACTTCTCACGGCCACTGGGCAGCACGGACCTGCTGCGGGCGCCCGCCCACTTCCCGGTGCCCAGCAGCCGCGTGGTGCTGCGTGAGGTCTCGCTCGTCTGGCACCTCTATGGGGGCCGAGACTTTGGCCCTCACCCCGGCCACAG AGCCAGAGTCAGCCTCACGGCCCCCAGGGGCTCCCCTTCCCGCTCTTCTGGCCCCAACCGGCCGCAGAACTCCTGGCGGACGCAGGGGGGCAGTGGGAGACAGCATCATGTCCTCATGGAGATCCAGCTCAGCAAG GTAAGCTTCCAGCATGAGGTGTACCCAGCGGAGCCAGCCACAGGCCCCACAGGCCCCGGAGCCCctggccaggagctggaggagcggCCACTGTCCCGCCAGGTGTTCATCGTGCAGGAGCTCGAGGTCCGTGACCGGCTCGCCTCCTCCCAGATCAACAAGTTCCTATACCTACACACGAGCGAGCGGATGCCGCGGCGCGCCCACTCCAACATG CTCACCATCAAAGCGCTGCACGTGGCCCCCACGACCAACCTGGGTGGGCCTGAGTGCTGCCTCCGAGTCTCGCTGATGCCCCTGCGGCTCAACGTGGACCAG GACGCCCTGCTCTTTCTCAAGGACTTCTTCACCAGCCTGGTGGCCGGCATCAACCCCATGGTCCCGGCGGACGCCTCTGCTGAGG CTCACCCTGAGACCCGAGTCCAGCCCAGCAGCCCCCAGGAAGGGCAGCCCGAGGGCGTAGAGACGACCGGCTCCCGGGAGGCCGTGGGCGGTGGACACGGCTCCTCCTCTGCTGAGCAGCAGCCCATCTACTTCAG GGAGTTCCGCTTCACGTCCGAGGTGCCCATCTGGCTGGATTACCACGGCAAGCACGTCACCATGGACCAGGTG ggcaCCTTTGCTGGCCTCCTCATCGGCCTGGCCCAGCTCAACTGCTCCGAGCTGAAGCTAAAGCGGCTGTGTTGTCGGCACGG gctcctgggcgtggacaagGTGCTGGGCTATGCTCTCAATGAGTGGCTGCAGGACATCCGCAAGAACCAGCTGCCTGGTCTGCTGGGCGGCGTGGGCCCCATGCACTCAGTTGTCCAGCTCT TCCAAGGGTTCCGGGACCTGCTGTGGCTGCCCATTGAGCAGTACAGGAAGGATGGGCGCCTCATGCGGGGGCTGCAGCGGGGGGCGGCCTCCTTCGGCTCGTCCACGGCCTCCGCTGCCCTGGAACTCAGCAACCGCCTGGTGCAGGCTATCCAG GCCACAGCAGAGACGGTGTATGACATCCTGTCCCCGGCAGTGCCCGTCTCCCGCTCCCTGCAGGACAAGCGCTCTGGGCGAAGGCTGCGAAGGGGCCAGCAGCCGGCGGACCTGCGGGAGGGCGTGGCCAAGGCCTACGACACGGTTCGAGAG GGCATCCTGGACACAGCTCAGACCATCTGTGATGTGGCATCTCGGGGACACGAGCAGAAGGGGCTGACGGGCGCTGTGGGGGGCGTGATCCGCCAGCTGCCGCCCACGGTGGTGAAGCCATTCATCCTAGCCACCGAGGCCACGTCCAGCCTGCTCGGGGGGATGCGCAACCAGATCCTGCCCGACGCACACAGAGACCACGCTCTCAAGTGGCGCTCCGACGAGGCCCAGGACTGA